In a genomic window of Blastocatellia bacterium:
- a CDS encoding PfkB family carbohydrate kinase → MRITILEFTPCADSIFHVRRDTDEGYVASDGREVRIKAGAKLRPQLITTYAGGKATNVARVIDRLLADADAVEVELIVFRPDSPEGRYLHDLQTSDLGRVRVRPVIIDSRARFCIDLTDPTTSEGDRVELNISPRAVWAESALAVALASAAQISSDVLLVAGNPPVIASRGAMAVDLYAQVIAEVRSRVGVISLDAEKAALANCLKSAARPDVVKINEAEYGSVDRALWDDFSGALVVTDASGCRLWPQCNRDAPVRVEGAQSRARYSTIGAGDCMHAGFAVARWARGLDLIAAARYGQATAAAAVNSLDGTRGITAAAVDQFFLELGGRRG, encoded by the coding sequence ATGCGCATCACGATTCTCGAATTCACGCCGTGCGCCGATTCGATCTTTCACGTCCGCCGCGATACGGACGAAGGTTACGTCGCGAGCGACGGGCGCGAGGTGCGGATCAAGGCCGGGGCGAAGCTGCGCCCGCAGCTCATCACGACCTATGCCGGCGGCAAAGCCACGAACGTCGCGCGCGTCATAGACAGGCTGCTCGCAGACGCCGATGCGGTTGAAGTCGAGCTGATCGTCTTTCGCCCTGATTCGCCCGAAGGCCGCTACTTGCACGACCTGCAAACCAGCGACCTCGGTCGTGTGCGCGTTCGCCCGGTCATCATCGATAGCCGCGCGCGCTTCTGCATCGATCTGACCGATCCGACGACCTCAGAGGGTGATCGTGTCGAGCTCAACATCAGCCCGCGCGCCGTCTGGGCTGAGAGCGCGCTGGCGGTGGCTCTGGCGTCGGCTGCGCAGATCAGCAGTGACGTGCTGTTGGTGGCCGGCAACCCGCCGGTGATCGCCAGCCGCGGCGCGATGGCGGTTGATCTCTATGCGCAGGTGATCGCGGAAGTGCGGTCGCGTGTCGGCGTCATCTCGCTCGACGCCGAAAAAGCGGCGCTCGCCAATTGCCTGAAGTCGGCGGCGCGGCCCGATGTCGTCAAGATTAATGAGGCGGAATACGGCTCGGTTGACCGGGCGCTGTGGGATGACTTCAGTGGCGCGCTCGTCGTCACTGATGCGAGCGGTTGCCGCCTGTGGCCGCAATGCAACCGCGATGCGCCGGTCAGAGTCGAAGGCGCGCAAAGCCGCGCTCGCTATTCGACCATCGGCGCGGGCGATTGTATGCATGCAGGCTTTGCGGTCGCGCGCTGGGCGCGCGGTTTGGATTTGATTGCGGCGGCGCGCTATGGTCAGGCGACCGCCGCCGCCGCGGTCAATTCTCTCGACGGCACGCGCGGCATCACGGCGGCGGCGGTCGATCAATTCTTCCTTGAGCTTGGGGGCAGAAGAGGCTAG
- a CDS encoding glycosyltransferase family 9 protein — protein MSKPLDNATPDEIVAGFLSEFRATGNYRREAVARLMGLATSDHAGTAERATRAFFASLIEWLADSFSPANVSLYNRVFAQAIEHCRRLPQGRALDQALSHFGLHDEAALLNRAEALRHRRAGAGLPSASVRRIIVLSRVTLGADVAITSVIINRCEHEFPDAELVLVGGRKAAELFGGDRRITFKEIAYRRGGMTIERLLNWLDVIEVTRELTAGLSPGEWLVVDPDSRLTQLGLLPVTEAEANYLFFPSREYGAATAQPLGQLTPAWLDEIFAAPQPMLPRLSLRRADLGAANALVMRLRQASARPIITVNFGVGDNPAKRVGDDFEPSLVTELIRQGATVILDKGAGAEETRRADAVIARTRQITTVVGLTENGLAEMSEADAAGLLVWDGRIGMLAALIAKSDLYIGYDSAGQHIAAAAGTPGVDVFAGYTSPRVLDRWRPAGRAACALIVVEPSRPAAEILSATLAATKEMFNRRQ, from the coding sequence ATGAGCAAACCATTAGACAACGCCACGCCTGACGAGATCGTCGCGGGGTTTCTGAGTGAATTCCGCGCGACGGGCAATTACCGGCGCGAAGCGGTCGCGCGACTGATGGGGCTTGCGACAAGCGACCATGCCGGAACCGCGGAACGGGCCACCAGAGCCTTTTTCGCGTCGCTCATCGAATGGCTGGCCGATTCATTTTCGCCCGCCAATGTATCGCTCTACAACCGCGTCTTTGCCCAGGCCATCGAACATTGCCGCCGGCTGCCGCAGGGCCGCGCGTTAGATCAGGCGTTGAGTCATTTTGGACTGCACGACGAAGCCGCTTTGCTCAACCGCGCCGAAGCGCTGCGCCATAGACGGGCGGGCGCAGGCTTGCCGTCGGCAAGCGTGCGGCGCATCATCGTGCTATCGCGTGTGACGCTCGGTGCCGATGTCGCCATCACCAGCGTCATCATCAACCGCTGTGAACATGAATTCCCCGACGCCGAGCTGGTTCTCGTCGGCGGGCGCAAAGCCGCCGAGCTTTTTGGCGGCGACCGGCGAATCACCTTCAAAGAGATTGCCTACCGCCGCGGCGGCATGACGATTGAACGCTTGTTGAACTGGCTCGATGTGATCGAAGTCACGCGAGAGCTGACCGCCGGATTATCGCCGGGCGAATGGCTGGTGGTTGATCCCGACTCGCGGCTGACGCAACTCGGCCTGCTGCCGGTGACCGAAGCGGAAGCGAATTACCTCTTCTTCCCGAGCCGCGAATACGGCGCGGCGACGGCGCAGCCACTCGGTCAATTGACGCCTGCCTGGCTCGACGAAATTTTTGCTGCGCCACAGCCGATGCTGCCGCGCTTGAGCTTGCGGCGCGCAGACCTCGGCGCGGCGAATGCGCTCGTCATGCGATTGCGGCAAGCGAGCGCCCGGCCCATCATCACGGTCAACTTCGGCGTCGGCGACAACCCCGCCAAGCGCGTCGGCGATGACTTCGAGCCGTCGCTTGTCACCGAGTTGATCCGGCAGGGCGCAACCGTCATCCTCGACAAAGGCGCGGGCGCGGAAGAAACACGCCGCGCCGACGCGGTGATTGCTCGCACCCGACAGATAACAACGGTCGTCGGGCTTACGGAAAATGGCTTGGCCGAGATGAGCGAGGCGGACGCCGCCGGGTTGTTGGTCTGGGATGGGCGCATCGGCATGCTTGCGGCGCTGATTGCGAAAAGCGATTTGTACATTGGTTATGATTCGGCGGGCCAGCACATCGCCGCTGCGGCCGGGACGCCTGGCGTTGATGTGTTTGCCGGCTACACCTCGCCGCGCGTGCTCGACCGCTGGCGGCCCGCGGGCCGCGCCGCTTGCGCCCTCATTGTCGTCGAGCCTTCGCGCCCGGCTGCCGAGATTCTTTCCGCGACCCTCGCCGCTACGAAGGAGATGTTCAACAGGAGGCAGTGA
- a CDS encoding multifunctional oxoglutarate decarboxylase/oxoglutarate dehydrogenase thiamine pyrophosphate-binding subunit/dihydrolipoyllysine-residue succinyltransferase subunit, with translation MTTTRQMTEAELGELIAEEFGVNADYVSELLLQYSRNPQSVDEEWRGYFAELLSNGQLSGEPAGNGAPKSAAPAAAQTPPAAANVLHADYNWGAQPAAQPQSPPQPATAAPPAAPPAPAPARTPTVDAGERLPIRGPALRIAENMEASLAVPTATSQRQIPIKLLDENRRVINQHLAAAKRKVSYTHIVAYAIVKALEAFPQLNDSFASVEGASYRLRHTDVNLGVAVDVTKKDGSRTLLVPNLKGADKMTFRQLLDAYDDVVRRARGGKLQVEDFQGTTISLTNPGTIGTTASNPRLMAGQGVIIATGAIEYPPEYQAMSPEGLSRIGISKIVTMTSTYDHRIVQGAESGAFLARIDEMLRGQHEFYDEIFRDLSIPYRPYRWAIDVNPAILGEERRRDVVHKQARVFELINAYRVRGHLIANIDPIGWGEVQYHPELDIETYGLTIWDLDRHFITQGLGGTETAPLRQIVEYLHRYYCGSVGIEYRNIQSPEEKEFIRSRVERDAPTVPVEVKKQMLWKLISAELFEKFLGTKYLGQKRFSIEGNETVIAVVDQLIESAARREIIDITIGMAHRGRLNVIANVIGKFCERIFTSFEGSIHPNFPHDQGDVKYHQGAAGVRETADGHQVTLAVTPNPSHLEFVDPVVEGIVRAKQDGNGNRNAHLAVLLHGDAAFAGEGVVAETLNLSQLPGYRTRGTVHIITNNQVGFTTPPEEGRSSTYSTDIAKMIQVPIFHLNSDDVEAAYNVLQIALDYRQTFNKDVVLDIIGYRKLGHNEGDEPTYTQPLMYQRIKEHPGARELYARQLIGEGVMTREEVDSLMEERMRRYENAQLGAKAIVEKQGKEISLPAIVPEIESVGVLETGVARDTLREIAHTITTVPSGFNLNPKIVTLLSRRAKMVGGAAAVDWGTAEALAFGSLLAEGTSVRLAGQDTVRGTFSHRHASFHDTKTGEEWIPLTKLAPEKARFQIYDSPLSEAGALGFEYGYSVAVAGTLVLWEAQFGDFVNAAQVIIDQFIASGEEKWNQPSRLVLLLPHGYEGQGPEHSSARFERFLQLCAENNMQVANATTAAQYFHLLRRQARQQMSKPLIVISPKSLLRLPEAASAIDEFTRGGFHAVIKDADLQAEGVRRVLLCSGKVYYDLVAERKTRNDQGAAIIRLEQFYPFPKQQLVGELNRYTNAADVCWVQEEPQNYGGWFFVEPRLRQLLKANQRLRYAGRPASASTATGSHTLHMLEQQQLIKEAFAG, from the coding sequence ATGACGACGACCAGGCAGATGACCGAGGCCGAGCTGGGCGAATTAATCGCCGAAGAGTTCGGCGTCAACGCCGATTATGTGAGCGAGCTTTTATTGCAATACAGCCGCAACCCGCAGTCGGTTGACGAAGAGTGGCGCGGCTATTTCGCCGAGCTGTTGAGCAACGGCCAGTTGTCCGGCGAGCCCGCCGGCAACGGCGCACCCAAATCAGCCGCGCCGGCAGCGGCCCAGACGCCGCCCGCCGCGGCAAACGTCTTGCACGCCGATTACAACTGGGGCGCGCAACCCGCGGCGCAACCGCAAAGCCCGCCGCAACCGGCAACCGCCGCGCCGCCCGCCGCGCCGCCGGCACCCGCGCCGGCACGGACGCCGACCGTTGATGCCGGCGAGCGCTTGCCGATACGCGGCCCCGCTCTGCGCATCGCCGAGAACATGGAAGCGAGCCTCGCGGTGCCGACCGCTACGTCGCAGCGGCAGATTCCCATCAAGCTGCTGGACGAAAATCGCCGCGTCATCAACCAGCACCTCGCCGCCGCCAAACGTAAGGTCTCTTACACACACATTGTCGCTTACGCCATCGTCAAAGCGCTCGAAGCCTTTCCGCAGCTCAATGATTCGTTCGCCTCGGTCGAGGGCGCGAGCTATCGCCTCCGCCATACGGATGTGAATCTGGGCGTCGCGGTTGACGTGACCAAGAAAGACGGCTCGCGCACTTTGCTGGTCCCCAACCTCAAGGGCGCTGACAAGATGACGTTCCGCCAGTTGCTCGACGCTTATGACGATGTCGTGCGGCGTGCGCGCGGCGGCAAGCTCCAGGTCGAAGACTTTCAAGGCACGACCATCAGCCTGACCAATCCCGGCACCATTGGCACGACTGCGTCGAACCCGCGATTGATGGCGGGGCAGGGCGTCATCATCGCTACAGGGGCCATCGAATACCCGCCCGAATACCAGGCCATGTCGCCTGAAGGTCTGTCGCGCATCGGCATCAGCAAGATCGTCACGATGACTTCGACCTACGATCATCGCATCGTGCAGGGCGCGGAATCGGGCGCTTTTCTCGCCCGCATTGACGAGATGCTGCGCGGCCAGCACGAATTCTATGACGAAATCTTCCGCGACCTGAGCATTCCTTACCGTCCCTACCGCTGGGCGATTGACGTGAACCCGGCGATCCTGGGCGAAGAGCGCCGCCGCGACGTGGTTCACAAACAGGCGCGCGTCTTCGAACTGATCAACGCCTACCGCGTGCGCGGCCATCTAATCGCCAACATCGATCCCATCGGCTGGGGCGAGGTGCAGTATCATCCTGAGCTTGATATCGAAACTTATGGGCTGACGATCTGGGACCTGGATCGGCACTTCATCACGCAGGGCCTGGGCGGCACAGAGACCGCGCCGCTGCGCCAGATCGTTGAGTACCTGCACCGCTACTATTGCGGCTCGGTCGGCATCGAATATCGCAACATCCAGAGCCCCGAAGAGAAAGAGTTCATCCGCTCGCGGGTTGAGCGCGACGCGCCAACGGTGCCGGTCGAAGTCAAAAAGCAGATGCTCTGGAAGCTGATCTCCGCCGAGCTGTTCGAGAAATTCCTGGGCACGAAATACCTCGGCCAGAAACGCTTCTCCATCGAGGGCAACGAGACGGTGATTGCGGTCGTTGATCAGTTGATCGAGAGCGCCGCGCGCCGCGAGATCATTGACATCACCATTGGCATGGCGCACCGCGGGCGCTTGAACGTCATTGCCAACGTCATCGGCAAATTCTGCGAGCGCATCTTCACCAGCTTTGAAGGCTCGATCCATCCCAACTTTCCGCACGACCAGGGCGACGTCAAGTATCACCAGGGCGCGGCCGGCGTGCGCGAGACCGCCGACGGCCATCAAGTGACTCTGGCGGTGACGCCGAACCCGAGCCATCTGGAGTTCGTTGACCCGGTCGTCGAAGGCATCGTGCGCGCCAAGCAGGACGGCAACGGCAATCGCAACGCTCATCTTGCGGTGCTGCTGCATGGCGACGCGGCGTTTGCCGGTGAAGGCGTCGTCGCCGAGACCCTCAACCTGTCGCAGTTGCCGGGCTACCGCACGCGCGGCACGGTTCACATCATCACCAACAATCAGGTCGGCTTTACGACGCCGCCCGAGGAAGGGCGCTCGTCTACCTACAGCACGGACATCGCCAAGATGATTCAGGTGCCGATCTTTCACCTGAACAGCGACGATGTCGAGGCGGCCTATAACGTGCTGCAAATCGCCCTCGATTACCGGCAGACGTTTAATAAAGACGTGGTGCTGGACATCATCGGCTACCGCAAGCTCGGCCATAACGAAGGCGACGAGCCGACCTACACGCAGCCGCTGATGTATCAGCGCATCAAGGAGCATCCCGGCGCGCGCGAGCTATACGCCCGCCAGCTCATCGGCGAAGGCGTGATGACGCGCGAGGAAGTGGACTCGCTGATGGAAGAGCGCATGCGGCGCTACGAAAACGCCCAGCTCGGCGCCAAAGCCATCGTCGAGAAGCAGGGCAAAGAGATCAGCCTGCCGGCCATCGTGCCGGAGATTGAATCGGTGGGTGTGCTTGAGACAGGCGTCGCGCGCGACACCTTGCGCGAGATCGCCCATACGATCACCACCGTGCCGAGCGGTTTTAATCTGAACCCGAAGATCGTCACCCTGCTATCGCGGCGCGCCAAGATGGTCGGCGGCGCGGCGGCGGTTGACTGGGGCACGGCAGAGGCGCTGGCTTTCGGCTCGCTGCTCGCGGAAGGCACGAGCGTGCGGCTCGCCGGCCAGGACACGGTGCGCGGCACCTTCAGCCACCGCCACGCGTCGTTCCACGACACCAAGACCGGCGAAGAGTGGATACCGCTGACGAAGCTCGCACCAGAGAAGGCGCGCTTTCAGATTTACGACAGCCCGCTATCGGAAGCCGGCGCGCTCGGATTCGAGTACGGCTACAGCGTCGCAGTGGCGGGGACGCTGGTGTTGTGGGAAGCGCAGTTCGGCGACTTTGTGAACGCCGCGCAGGTCATCATCGATCAGTTCATCGCTTCGGGCGAGGAGAAGTGGAATCAGCCGTCGCGGCTGGTCTTGCTGCTGCCGCACGGTTACGAGGGCCAGGGGCCAGAGCATTCGAGCGCCCGTTTCGAGCGCTTCTTGCAGTTGTGCGCCGAAAACAACATGCAGGTGGCAAACGCGACGACCGCGGCGCAGTACTTCCATCTGCTCAGGCGACAGGCGCGGCAGCAGATGAGCAAGCCGCTGATCGTGATTTCGCCGAAGAGTCTGCTGCGGCTGCCGGAAGCCGCGTCGGCCATAGACGAGTTCACGCGCGGCGGCTTTCACGCCGTCATCAAGGATGCGGACCTGCAAGCCGAAGGCGTCCGCCGCGTGCTGCTCTGTAGCGGCAAGGTCTATTACGATCTCGTGGCAGAGCGCAAGACGCGCAACGACCAGGGCGCGGCGATCATTCGCCTGGAGCAGTTCTACCCGTTCCCGAAGCAACAACTGGTGGGCGAGCTGAACCGCTACACTAACGCCGCGGACGTTTGCTGGGTGCAGGAAGAGCCGCAGAACTATGGCGGCTGGTTCTTCGTCGAGCCGCGCCTGCGGCAGTTGTTAAAGGCAAACCAGCGATTGCGTTATGCGGGCCGCCCGGCGAGCGCCAGCACGGCGACCGGGTCGCACACCCTGCACATGCTCGAACAGCAACAACTGATAAAGGAAGCGTTCGCCGGCTAA